Within Wyeomyia smithii strain HCP4-BCI-WySm-NY-G18 chromosome 2, ASM2978416v1, whole genome shotgun sequence, the genomic segment CTGTAAATTAGGCAATTTCGGTTCTACTTTTTTTATCTAAACAATATTTGAGTTTCTAAAAACATGAGAATCACTTTTGTTTCTCCCTATTTCCACAAAGCCTTAAGTATGACTGTTTTGTGAAATTTGAACCTCTTGTTGTAAATAGCACTCAAAAGcaattattttcgtttgtttttattagCGATTAGCGGAAGTTCCGCTAATATGCGTTTAGCGTTTaacgattatcgagctaaattttccagttagcggattagcgattagcatcgctaaattttcagttagcggcGCCCACCACTGAAATCCAACACGTCATTCTATTATATCGTGACAGCATTCCGTCCTTTGTGGATCTCCAGGGTACTTCCTTGTACAATAAAGATTATCATTTGATGTGACATCAATTCCTCCAAACCAATCGATGAGTTTGATGATCCATTTAGCCATTCAAAAAAAATCCGTGTAATGAGTTATCCCTGGTCTATACAGCTAGCTTTCGCGCTTGgtcataaacaaaaaaattgtagCCGAATATACAGACATAAATAATAAGAGATAACGAATTTCAATCGTATTTTTGCCATTGCAATATGTAGACCAGAATGCGcattcacatttgataaacgcTGGTTGATATATGCGTATTTTGTGAATCGAAGCCGGCACAATAGTATTTTAATTAAAGAAGTGCAAATTCTGTGAAAATGCAGTTTGCATAATTCAATAAGCCGGAAAATGACTGTTGCTATACCATTGgcacttgaccttctgtttattgtacagtcgaatccctctaaAACGACAATTTTTTTATCGACAAATGTCGTTATTCGCAATAGTTCCTGCCGTTTtacatagggtatcgaacgtctgcGGCAGGTTTTCAGCAGGAATCTTATGCAAAaagctgccgaagaaaacccctgacaaagacgttcgataccctatataaaaatcacaagaaggttgtatgcaaagccacaaccgcaaggttgaagtaaaatacttttacaagaaaaataacccggctgcttgcgtgtcagtcattttttcaagtaaataaacgttgaccgttcattggtagtattgttatttctttttgtttgatattttgaatgaagttcattgaatatttttaaattttgtgcaaatgagaagttgaagtgcggCCGAAtcgtaatatgcacatttaataagacatcattaaacgggaacggaacaaaggctacggttatgcagaacgcgaatgccggcgcgatgcgattcgccttaccgtggtgaaatgtacaactctttttaaggcgaagtagagctatacagttcaacagatttcgtcttgccgaatcgcatcgcgccgttatttgcgttctgcatgaccgtagccaaacactaagcgacgcaaacacgtaataatagtcagagtatgcatgtagatgaagataattaactttggactatagcgcaaaacgagaaaatattaactcttcaaatatttatttgtgttcttcaaatttcagttgttcaatttaatatccgatgaaatgtctgtttattatctgatgaagctcttatataggccaaatgatgcattcccaatttactaggtccataactctgccaaccgtgcttgggaaagcgcggtaaaacgaccaatcagaggtcgaattttgtgttttgacaaggcttaagaattttcaatagtacaatagttcgaatgataaaattgcaatttcatgcctTTGGTAGGAATaatagaagattttctaatcgattgctgcaaaaacgaaggaaatccatcgaaaactaaccgatttattagcatttgaaattggacatatttctcacttttttaagttttagattttcatttcacatccctatgtagccgaacttcctgagagaagtattctacttcaaaaatattcgttttattgcgacattactctataacgacggtcccCGAGATGTCGCTATAtagggattcgactgtacatGGACTTCGCGGCCAAGTTTCAAtgtaaaggacaattgcggggctggtGCTACGATACTACTACCTAACACTACGATACTACTAActacactaacagtctctcccgaacagGAACTCGAACtgacgatgactggcttgttgaACCAGCATCGTATTCCCAGACTAGTTAGGGGCCATCTACATACCACGTGAAcagattttcaacaattttgacccccccccctcccactccgtggacaactgcccatataaattctaaaaaaattgtatggaccgtggacattagccaagcccccccccccccaaagctgtccacgtggtatgtggatggccccttaggggATCGTCAATTATGCAGTATATGCAACTAACCGGCCTCAAACGTCCACATGTACGTTTGTACAGCCATTATACAGATCCCAAACCAATATGATAAATACGTAGGCTGTCTTTCATTTTCCTAgtgtttttcaatatatttgtaATATATCTTCTGACtgtgttttcattttttctatcaATTGAATTCATACATTCTCCCAATCCTCCAACTAGGTATATAAACATATTAGTTGTTTTACAACGtatgaaaaacatttttgaactaCGACGTATGAAAGAAAACTGGAATCAGTATTCAATGTTCATGAGAAAAAGATTTCAATTATTTACAGTTTTGAATATAGAACCACACTGATTAACACAGATGTGATCCTAAGCTCAGACtggaaaaacatggaattttttttaaccatttgtgtgaattttggtgcccctaccCACCAACATTTTTCAGAGACCTAAATGAATTTTCTAGTAACCATAACCCAAGTAaccaatagttcgaataaaagTAGAATTCATGGACTATTCAGCCAATCTAACAATCATGAATAGAATTTtattcagctcaatttttaagtaattgaccgtactttcaagttagcatttgttgaataaactcCGAGTAAcatgcaaagcagcttctaaaCCGAACTAGAAAGTTTACGTTGAGTTCGAATAGGACGGATTTCGCACCAAATGAACCCGCGGTTGGCAAcaccctctccgaattggttgaaactttttgggtgtgaagacatcacctaattgagcatctctgcatacttattttttccaaaattaggctagactgtcttctgaaaagggcgaatttttttttgccgattttttgtaaatcaatataattcaaaaaacggtaaattctacaaaaaagtgttctataagtaacttttaggaaattgtctgaattttcataaaaaaatatggaaaaaattatatatcaagtcctacactgaaaaaaagcaatttaaacacaaaacatcggTTTAAAACAGATGATCATCTCCGAATTTTTTTGGTCGTCTGCTTCTAAAAGAGTAATCCAATATTCCAGTCAAAACACCTCTTTAAAATAGTAAGGCCTAACAAATGAAGCACGTGTTCTTCAAACTAAGACGTTTGGAACGTGTTACATCTTGAAAAAAAGTCTTATTTTGCCGTAATCAGTTACGTCGAAAAACTATCAAATTTACGTTGAGCTACCTGATGAATCCCCTACATCGTTTCACATTAATCCACAAATTTACTGCTTCATGTTCGAGAATCATGCCATCCgttgaaaatcaattaaaaactcAACACATTCGAAGCGGCGGCTTCAGATGGAATTGCTGGTATAGCAGCCATTAGAGAACCAACCGTGCAGCAATAAGTGTATCCTCTAGCGAAGTTTGCATAATTAGCATTGTCCCATCCGTATGAACTACATATGTCTGCACAGAGCATCTCCCCGGCCGGCATACTTGTCCGGAAGGGATCGTTGTTGGTGATTAACGCTATAGCGGAATTCGTACTGGGCGACTTGATAATTTTCCAGTACCATTTGGGTGCTTCGATGCCACCTGCTTCAAGGGTAATCGGAATAGCTTGTCCATTGACGTGAGGCAGTGTCATGATATCGTGAGCTCCATTGAATATAAGCACGTCCTCTTGCAGACGGCCCGCAATGTTCCGAGCAGCATTTTCCACTACCAACCAGTTTCCGGCGTTGACAACCTTTGAGGAAAACAAGTTGAGTTAGTAAATATATTGTAGTTCAAATGATACTCAATTCACTAACCTGCCATTGCGGAGCTACGTTTACATAGAAATAGGTGGCCCATTGCCAAGATCGGAAGATTCCATCTGCATCAGGAGCTAGATGACCCCGTGACATATAAGAACTCGTCGTAATGAATTGATCCGCTTGTTCCTGTGAGCCTAGCAAAGTTGCCAAGCGGATACTCTGCTGCGCTGTTGTGTAGGAAGTTGCCGGACTCACATGTCCAGCGGTTCCAGCCACCTTGAACGATGGTCGATATGATTCACTGATTGCGTCTGAAAATTCAATTCTGTAAAGCTTTCATTTTTCCTGAGAAATATTTTAGAGAACCTACAACTAATCGCCCTGCCGGGAATTATGTGACGGGTGTAGATCACTGAAGCCGTATTCACATTGTAGCATGATTGAATGTAAGTCACAAGTGAACCTTCTGCTGTTGTAAATCCAATATTTCGTATTTGGCCTGCGCCATTCCCACATGAGTCGGTCGTGATGTCTATCTGACCAGTTATGCGCTGCGAGCAGGTCAAACTAGACGAATCCACCGACGTTCCTCCAATGGTGAATGTTGTGCCAGACTGACAGGTGAGGTCGGCATTCGCTGTATCAACTATGagttaaaaaacaaaactctgaCATTCGTTTGGATAAGAAATCATACCACATTTTTCATCTTACATCCATTCAGCGTTCCGCTCTGGCATGAAATTCTGGTGGTTTCACAGGAATTCCACAGCAGTGCTGGCCCAACCGGAGCCCACAGTTGAGTTCCTTGGAAAAACACTGGCTCCGGTGACTGGAGGTTATCTCTGATGTTGACCGTGCATT encodes:
- the LOC129723411 gene encoding uncharacterized protein LOC129723411, with translation MQIFAQVFVLALTVSAVLGQCTVNIRDNLQSPEPVFFQGTQLWAPVGPALLWNSCETTRISCQSGTLNGFDTANADLTCQSGTTFTIGGTSVDSSSLTCSQRITGQIDITTDSCGNGAGQIRNIGFTTAEGSLVTYIQSCYNVNTASVIYTRHIIPGRAISYAISESYRPSFKVAGTAGHVSPATSYTTAQQSIRLATLLGSQEQADQFITTSSYMSRGHLAPDADGIFRSWQWATYFYVNVAPQWQVVNAGNWLVVENAARNIAGRLQEDVLIFNGAHDIMTLPHVNGQAIPITLEAGGIEAPKWYWKIIKSPSTNSAIALITNNDPFRTSMPAGEMLCADICSSYGWDNANYANFARGYTYCCTVGSLMAAIPAIPSEAAASNVLSF